Below is a genomic region from Lineus longissimus chromosome 4, tnLinLong1.2, whole genome shotgun sequence.
CTGACCGAGATGTTTTGAGGTTCCTGTGGTGGCAGGACGGTAATCCAGCAAATCCTCCGGTGATATGTAGGATGGTATCGCATGTGTTTGGTGGGATTTGGTCGCCGAGTTGCTGCGGTTATGCGCTTAGGCAAGCCTCTGAAGATGCCTAAGCTGCAGGTACATTCAATCCAGAGACAATCAATCGGATCAGAAGATCTTTCTATGTAGACGACAACCTCTGCTCTCTGAAAGCTGTGCCTGAGGCTATCAGAGTAGTCGAGGAGATGAGAACCATTATGCGCGACTCCGGTTTCAACCTCACCAAGGTGCTCAGCAACTTCCGAGAAGTCTTAGAGACAGTATCCGTGGAGGCGAGGGCTGCAGGAGTGAATGTGTGAGATCGGGAGTGATCTACCCAATGATAGAGCTCTAGGAGTGCAATGGTGCGTCCAAGAAGATACCTTTGGTTTCAAGATCTGCATCAAGAAGAAACCTTAGACAAGAAGAGGAATATTGAGTCTAACCAGTTCAGTTTTCGACCCGCTAGGATTAGCATCTCCCTGCATACTGACAGCTAAACTCATTCTGCAAGAGTTATGCAGGATTGGGCTAGGCTGGGATGACACTGTACCGGAAGTGATACGAGAACGCTGGCATAAATGGAACTCTTAGCCGTGGACAGATGTTTTACTCCGCCAGGTTTTGGTACTAGGTCGAGATTGGAGCTACACCACTTCAGTGATGGCTCGCTGGTTGGCCACGGAGCAGTCTCATATCTGAGGATGGTCAATGGAGATAGCGATATCCATTGTACGTTTGTCAAGGCGAAGGCAAAGCTGAATCCCATGAAGGCTATGACAATACCAAGGGTTGAACTCACGGCAGCCGTGGTGGCTGTCAAGTTGGATAAGATGCTGCGTAGAGAATTGGACATAGGTATTGCAGAGTCGTATTTCTGGACCGACAGCATGCTGGTCCTGAGGAACATACAGAGCACAGATCGTCGCTTTCACACCTTTGTTGCAAATCGGGTGGCTGCTATCCAGTCTGAGACAATGCCTAGCCAGTGGCGCTACGTGAACACGAGTGACAATCCGGCTGATGATACATCGAGGGGCCTTTCTGCTGGTGAATTGGTAGGATCTCAATGATGGATACGGGGACCAGAATTCCTATGGTAAAAGGAGGAGGACTGGCCTATCCAACCTGCTCAAGACGATGttgaaaaggaagaccctgaagTGAAGACGAAGATGGCCAACTTTGCTGCTACTGCCGTGGCCAAGCCCAAGACAATGGGTTTGGATCGGCTGTTGTCAAAATGCTCGTCATGGCATTATCTCAAGAGAGCAGTGGCATGGATACTCCGGTTTAAGTCGTTCCTCCTTCAGAAAATACGTCAACCCAATGAAGAGATTCAGTCTGGCCTAGGCGTGTCAGTCCATGAGCTGAGGCAGGCCGAGATTGAAATAGTCAAATACGTACAGAAGATAAGTTTCGCTGAGGAGATCCAGACGTTGAGGGTGGGTAAAGCCCTGAAGAAGCCCAGTCGGCTGTACCTGCTTGATCCCGTGATGAGCCAAGAAGGGGTCGTTTGTGTTGGTGGTCGACTGAAGTATGCACCAATACCTGAAGAAGCAAAGCATCAGATGTTGTTACCCAAGCTTCATCCAGTCTCCACCTGTATCGTCGGATTCTACCACGAGGTCTCCTGTCACTCTGGAAGAGACTATGTCTTGTCTCTGGTCCGTCAGAAGTTTTGGATAATCGATGGGAGACGAGTCGCTGCCAAGGTGGGAAATGATTGCATGCTATGCAGAAAACTGAGAGCATCGTTGCAGAAACCAAGGATGGCAGACCTGCCCTGGGATAGGGTCATTCCTGACAAGCCGCCGTGTACCTACGTTGGAGTTGACTGCTTTGGTCCATTCAGCGTCAAGAATGGCCGAAgcattcagaaaaggtatggaTGCCTTTTCACTTGTCTATGTCTCCGGGCTATACATCTCGAGGTCCTTGCTTCAACGGATACAGATTCCTTCCTAAATGCTATGCAACGCTTCATCGCCCGCCGCGGGAAACCTGCCCGAGTACGGTCAGATAACGGCTCAAACTTCTCGGCCCGAGAAAGAGAGATGCGTCGATCGGTAAAGGAATGGAATCAGCATCAGATTGAGACATTCCTGCAACAACGTGATATTGAGTGGCAGTTCAACACCCCCACAGCATCCCACATGGGAGGTGTGTGGGAAAGACAGATACGTTCTGTCCGGAACGTCCTCCAAGCCATTATGATTGAGCAGAGAGTTACTGATGAGCAGCTAACAACGACATTCTGCTCAGTCGAAGCCATCATCAATGGGCGCCCACTCACTCCACTATCGGAAGACCCCACAGATCTTGAGCCCATTACGCCTAACCATCTGCTACTACTCAGGTCGGGTCCTTCTCTACCCCTGGTAGGTTCGTAAGGGAACACATCTACAGGCGTAGATGGCGGCATGTCCAATATATCGCGGATTTATTTTGGAGCCGATGGGTTAAAGAATACCTACCGATACTACAGCAACGTCAGAAATGGTTGGGGCAGGAGGACAATCTCAAAGTTGGTGATCTAGTCCTGATGAAAGAAGAATCAACTCCGAGGAACCTGTAGCCGCTAGGTCGAGTGGTCGATGTTTTCCCTGGGAAGGACGGCTGTGTGCGCTCTGTTCGTGTCAAAACGAAATCGACAACACTTACGAGGCCAGTTTCAAAGCTGTGCCTACTCGAATCTGTCGCGTAATTGGATTACTAGTATACACAGGACAATGTGCTGTAACCTGAGATCAATCAAGGAGTACTTAGTATAACGTGGTTGACAGTACGAAATTCAAATGGAAATCAATCATTGTGCAGTGTGAAGTGAAAGCCTTTAGTTTCCAAATGGTATAATTTGTTTCTGCATTGTAATGGCACCAGTGTTACCTTCGTTATAGGTGTCAAAGGTGACCCTATTGGTTGGCGGTGtttttttagtgctgtttgaaAAGTTAGCTACTTAATTATGCCATGGAGCTTCCAAGGGGTGTAGGCGGATCGCTGCTCCGGCTCCATGTGCTGTGATTTCCATATACATAGCATCCTTATGCGGTTTGCGCTAATTTGTGATATAGTGATTACAGGACACTAATtgaggggttcaggcgcaaaacccaGTAAGTCCACAATACCcctattgttttaaaacaagaatttttgtttgggagtaggttcattggttactggtttactctcattgtaatcaaatagttttttggttggtaaacaaaaggccagaatttcaaaaaataacctttattatgaaaactagttatcaagcaattttgattgatattggcGGCAAAACTCTGTAAGTCCAAATgcgttatttttgcaaaattcagtaagtccaaaaaatctgtgtttgcaaaacctatcactggaaaaatatgcatgaaaatgtaacAGAACACAACATAGTTAGCAATGTACTTAAATTGGATTGATAAAAGAGCAAATTCCTGTCTGTGAATAGTGTTGAATGTTCGTGTTTTTTGCCAGGAGTCTATAGACCAGAAACTACCGACTGTCCGTCACTTGGGAGGCCAAGCCATCCTGCTGTGATAAGTGAATGAAATCAGTACTGGGTACCACAATTTAATTCAATGCCTCCCATaaagccaaacttttaaaatccaatttattcatcttaattttgcgtaaattcagcagaaattgacaaaaaacgCTATTCTACAGCGAAAGCCTTGCGAACGTGTGCGCCGCCATTTTGTGCGTCATGTGACATGCAGTTCATCAGTGATTGGCTTTCAGGGACTTACGTGTTTCTGCACAAATATGGTGGTGGCGTTTACTGggttttgcaaacaaactggGTTTAAGGTAGGCATTTACGATGGGACTTACAGGATTTTGCAACAATATGATTTGACTAACGTCATCTACATGCCAAAAGCTGTACATTGGTACAGCTATCtcattttttaaaggaatggCGTTTACggggttttgcgcctgaacccctcaATTCGTGTGGAGATTCGAATTCTCAATGACTGAGTGCAAGGACAGGATAATTATCGTGTGTGTTCAATCAATAATTGTGCCTTTTGTAAGTTGCTTGTGATGATTTTCTTTGGAACCTGGCATTTTGGAGTCTTTcgtgttttgtcatctttgaCTTAGGTGTCGTTACTGGTAAATTTGCATGGCTAGGTTCAGCTTATTCCTTTGTTCCAGAGCTGATCAGATCATGCAACTTACTGTGTTTTACATATGTCATTTAAGACAATTTTGGGTGAAGTTTGCCCACTTTGTTTAGTTACTGCAGAGACAGTTGTGATTTGAGGACTGGTGTTTGCTTAAAGGGGCTATATTGTTTTTGGACTATTCTTATGTAAATCCTTGAACCCTGCTTGGGGTTCTAGTATTTAAGGGGCCGGGATGTTACCGCTACCGTCTTGTCTTCGAGGCACCGCTGTATAAGGGCACGGCGGTTATGGAATTGGTCCGCGCTTACGCCAACAGAGTCATTTTCGAGAAGATAATATTTCAGATTTGTGCCGATAAAATGCTGATTTGATAGTGAAAAGCCTTATGTGGCTTAAGTTATAAAGCCTAAATCTGTCACTTAAAGGCACCAAGTTTCTGTAAGTTGAAGATCGGTAGTTGTAAGGCCCATTTTAGGCATTCTTGCATGGTTTCGTGATGCCGTTTTCATAAGGACACGCTCATgacaccttttttagttttgtctTTGACAGGTTTATCACCCCACTTTCCGTGTGAAATATTTCTCTTTGTGAACAGTAACTGTACTAAATGTGCCCAAGGTTCACGTCAGTATTATTCATTTAACCCTCTGAGGCCTGTTCATGATCCGGGCTCATGATCTACCCTAAAATATAGGCCCAATTGGCTGTATGCAATCCTAGTGCATGTAGTTCGAAATGCTTCTCATAGGGGGCAGCACCTCCTGGACGTCTGAAGACACCACCTGTCTTCGGTTGTGACAAGTGttgattgttattgttattcacaatgtgatcttatttctgttcctgaaaagttgttttcagtgtattttctccttgaaatcgatcacttcaggtactattactgtgcatacctagctaaattagtgtctagtttcgtctctgatgacatttatttcgtaaaaatcgctgtttttttctaaaaaggtgtttttgtggtcattttggctgtttatttcgagggtacggtaggaggtcatcgttcactcgataactctttttaaaatgaaataaaagcgttttaagatacatgatatgaattgatatttatattcgttaagtgggattgtcggtggacgttcattgttgaacagttgtgctggaattacgaaaatatatcgatatcgttgagagttcattcattaggggcctgctctcaattttccttacaacgcctctagcactgggcaattgccaccatcttgaaaagcagtgccgcagatggctatcgcatcgccactacgcatgagaacacgatggctgccctgcgctgcattgatagttcgtaataaattcacataaaaacacaccagaagatctattgataaaacaagccattttaccacagcaggtgacacatattaggcctgaataagactttagaatttgaagtggtggtgtcgatgccgatatccaagatggcggaattataccagtggtcaaatctcatctattttgggtaattgcatcattatttctttttgtgattggtgatttgtaaaattgagaatgattgaaaaatcagtattttttcacctaaaggcatgagtgaacatttgataagtttattgtgatttaattggtaatttggtcgacattttgacaattatatttagcaatatttcgataaatgcggacctgcttcttcctcttttcgtaatccgttcgaaggcgtgacggtgtttcgataactcaggtcagtttcacggcaaaaataagtggtagttttgaaattcgaatgtgatgtacactacaatgcacgtgattgatggttgaacattcacgctcgttgacagtgtattattgaaatacttatttgattgtgatgatggtgtattgtactataactataggccttgcatgctcccaacgtgtggcatatttcacattgataccaccagtatcaattacaaaaaaatagattgtgagtaacaataggcctacaatcaatgctacatgtcatgagggtgggaacggggaaggggggggtaactgtctcgacgtcccgttaggaaaaaaggcttatcccgtttcccaatacgcaattttagccgaatcgtgacgcaaaacacggcttgtctctaatcccgctaaaataagggtgtctatcccgaatcctgacagttattttcggcccatcccagtgtcccgaaaatacccgttctccccctcatacatagtagaccatattgtcacattgatgttttctttcatttatacagttagacttccgagatctacattttcgacaaaggcctggtgtaatattacgtacttgatgaaggtaatattaatttcttcaaatttgaagcatgacgttaatggggtactggcgctacgtggcgctggtggtaactaaggtattgcatcgctcatatcacttgaaaaaaacatttaccctagttacgaccaaagctgcttagcagagggcgatacctcatcaggagcgccacaatcatatcattggtgtgaaagcatttgtatgaagtttttcagttctcaatgtgttcaaaaccttaattgtgaaattgtgcacttcgaattcaaattcacgtcactacgttagtttgacatccattgatgtcacggtaatttcactgttatgctgtgctgctttcaggtttaatgacacaaatgagtacaagtacattacatttttcgacgaaggccttctgtaatttcatacgcttcttacggttagtattgattcataatttctagtaaaaaagttaattttgaaagtgaaaaatatgttacaatacaatagacctgcaaataccatatacgcaagttttgaacaaatatcacacatattccccagttgacttgtgatgatattgataatggtggtggtggtgttatcatgtacatggcttctaacgtagtaaaagttttcttttcagcaacattcaatagatttatttactgtattatcatttcgaccaaggcgaattcgacacttcaattacacaaggtaaGTAacatttgttcacaaaatccaaatggaggcaaatacagaacaatcaaacttagtcattccagtcagttactgaagcacagtgaaaactgtcgggagcagtgcaactaatggcatgtcaaacttccagtgactgtccctgtccatatatttcaagacagtacaaatcttgtaatcattttgtttatgcaatgtatgttattatgtatcatttcagcacaatcaaacttagtcattccagtcagttactgaagcacagcgaaaactgtctgaattagtgctgctgatggcatgtactctactaccactaccagtgacagtcaatgtccatatattttcaagtgtgcgaaattagtactcgtctacttcttagtgttatttgaatgcaatgtatgttataaaaatattttttcaacactatatcaacattctcattcctgtcagtttctgaaaatcagctaaagcaatcgctaccaatgcagctgataacagcaattctttttgttcccaatgcccatccatgacaatatatttcacgcatgtgacaatcatgtaatcatcctgttttttgtgttctattcatgcaataaataaattcagtattttcaaatcattggtgctacaaaactattctcattatagattattcatattttataaaatgctgtcatgtcaaatattgtgtcctataaatcattatgaagtcggcattttatatacaacttttgtactcctcctaaataaacatacaaatcttgttttatgtaaactttgtatatgtgacccgttacagcaaaaccaggcacatgtcgctctgagcttggcaggttgagacggactgtctgttcatttatctattgtctgccttttgtaaaatatgaccacatcaatttcttccattatctcctggtgtcatttaggctcatattctgtgcgacatgtacctggttttgctgtgacgggtcacatattctatagatatatacaacactctaatgtcacaatgcctctctcactcgcttttatatagcaagatgtatgaataaacatgacacaccaactatgtacaaaattgctaacaaactgcaccatttgtcagtacaccacatgaaatacagagatatgtcttaattctaatctttcattagcgacaccatttctcacccgagtgcctccttcattcatacatcttgtactttaactcaagatacccatctttgaatatttttagtataccaagtaccggtactacaatgtcaatgtattgaagtcatgttcttgtagtgttattggctttcaattatcttgtcaaaataccacttggttctcgcaaaatctcaataaaaacaaatgctattgcatgtattgcatattctaacagctatccactgtatcgatttatccatcatctgtactatttgtcacaaaaatgttatattatgtaaatcatatttcattacataatgcacactgccaattactgctgaaccattcatatgtatttaaataaataattttcaactttttaaaaccgtcttatagtactgttcttgtcacttagctgaaccaattgctctatagcatgaaatttccagaaatgccccagggactgaaaagtgctgttttaacagagaggtgtcctaatctgagaagtcgagttgaatggaaacaaccaatttggaaccaaaaactactgtcctcattaaagaggttgtcctcaatagaaaggtgtccacaaaaagtaggtccactgtatatgaaagtacaaaccctggtacatgtagtgacatcatctactcctcgatgtggacacctgcaaatgcagcgacaatgggtgatgtgaataaagactagcaaatgcttttatctaaaactccatgtacatttacactaggcctttctgtacaaaattgaagtaaaagcatttactagtctttattcatatcacccaatgtcacatcagttatttaatggcaccacccatcaagcatgttggtgacgaatagtgtcgcagcatttcgtcaccgagcttacacgaaaatgcactgtcattcattcagccataagtgtaagactgtaggattgtttccaaccaaaacatgttcgaaatgtgtcaagcattcggaacaccaaaagactgattagagaagtcaaaattgaatggaaacaaccaatttgggaccaaaactagtgttcttattggaaaggttgtctttaatagagaggtgtctactaacggaagttccactgtatataatgtaggaaccctggttgtgacattgtccactcctccagctgcacaccaccaaatccacaacaatgtcacaccagttatttagttcatcatgctttgcGCTAGATGGCACCAACTGTCAGGATGGTGCCATCTACACAACCCTACTAGTAAAGGACAAATGGTACACAGAACTGTCAATCGAGGCAGGCAGTAAGAAGACTCTCAAATGGCCGATTGTTCATCAGACTTGGACAGGCAAACCTCACCCATTATGGCTTCCGTGCAAAGGCAAACCATATATGGTGGAGGCTGCAACCACAAGGGCACGTCTACTGGTGGGTCGATACGGCCTACAAGTCACAAAGGTCCAGTTCTTAAAAAAGGAGATCTCCCCAATCTGCCCCCTGTGCaacgaggaggaggaggatgttGTACACTTCCTGATCAGATGCCCAATCATGCAAGAGATGAGAGCTGCCAGGATAGAGAACCTCCAGAAACTATACACAGAAGAAAAGCTGACGCCACCAAGGACAGACGATGAAGTATGCTCTGCGGTGCTGAACGGGTGGGGATATATCACTCAAAATAACACTAGAAACAATAGAAATATTATCATGCTAAAGCTAAACAAAAACGTAATAAGTGCCAATAAACTCTCAAACTTGCTGTGCCACAAACTGCACACTACGCGAGACATTAAGATAAACGAAAAACTACTTGCAGAGGATCAGGATATCGACCCGAGCAAGGTGCTCCGATCAAGCGGAGGGATCTACTAATACAAGACAAGGCATATTGATGAATATAGAAGATAAGTGTCCCTGCATTTGGTCTCAAACccaggttgtgacgttgtcctcagGCTGTTCATTCATATCTTTGGAATAGGTTGGCCAAGCCTCATGGTAGAGTTTGCTAGTAAATTTCGTCTTGGTGTTTTGAATGGTTGACACATTCTCAACTTGTCAATTCTTGACAACTTGTCAATTCTTGACAGGAAACAACAACCTTATGGCTGAATAAATGGTCCTGGTCTCCAGTCATCTGCAGCCATTAGGGTATTCATTCTTTTGCTGGCTGCTTCATTCTCTGCTAGTTGAAaatgggtcatcctaaacatcaTCCACAAGGATTTTAGTCATTAATTGCAATAAATTGTTATGATCATAAATTCACAAACATCATAGACTACCTGTGATAGATGCCGATTGTTTCAAATAGTTGCCACATTTCGAACTCTTCATAGCTGGCATTACGCTGCAGTCCTACACTTACATGAATGCATGAAACTCTCCATCAAATCGTGTGCCGTAAACTGCCATAGCCAATACAATCGCCAGCCCCCCACGACAATTTTACTTCCTTTTGCTTACCAGATAAGAAAGACTGTATAGCTGATTACTATATATATTAGAACCTtgtaggtcaacactgctgaatactacatacctatttatgatcaccaatcttctcccactctttcttcttactgaatgtgtccacactgcacttatggtcattgtactttcatcttatgtaaaatgtaactttttacacggtttcaataaacgatttgtaatttgtaatttgtaaattataaatttcacttataatttgacgccgccaattccactggtcttcgaaatacgtaagctacactgtggacgactatgacactcctcacaaaccacattgtgaatcagtcgccgataggcttgttttgTCTTATAATTGCTGGCTGTAATTCATGTGGTTTGATTACCTGTTGATGTTATCATTACTTATGTTTGTTCACTGTTTTGTATTTGCAGTGAACCCTCTCCTGTTGATGAATAAATAAAGAAGACAGAGGTGTTTCATAACTTGGGAAATTTTTGTCTGTGCTTTAGACTTCAAGCCTACAGCTGCCATGATGGAATTGCTTCCTACAATAGTATTTTCCAATCATGCTGAGCAGATTTATTGTCATGAGTTTTGCTCTGATTGTGATTTAAGTTGTTCTGCTTTTGATATTGTCGGAGATGATCCATATCACTGCATTCGCTTTTACAATTATATGGACTTTTTAAGGGCTGTCAGACATATCCATACTTCTCCTTTTTATGCTGCTTATACCTTCGTGATACTGCATCTACCATCAAATCTGTAGCCTAGAAACGATTACAATGCAAGGCTCTGTACACCGACTGTGTTGATTTGTAGTTTGCTGCAAGGTGAGTTTTAGTTTTGCGTACTTAAAACTGATATTGTTTGATATGGGATTCTTCTTGGAAGTAGCTTAGTTATGAGTC
It encodes:
- the LOC135486744 gene encoding uncharacterized protein LOC135486744: MANFAATAVAKPKTMGLDRLLSKCSSWHYLKRAVAWILRFKSFLLQKIRQPNEEIQSGLGVSVHELRQAEIEIVKYVQKISFAEEIQTLRVGKALKKPSRLYLLDPVMSQEGVVCVGGRLKYAPIPEEAKHQMLLPKLHPVSTCIVGFYHEVSCHSGRDYVLSLVRQKFWIIDGRRVAAKVGNDCMLCRKLRASLQKPRMADLPWDRVIPDKPPCTYVGVDCFGPFSVKNGRSIQKRYGCLFTCLCLRAIHLEVLASTDTDSFLNAMQRFIARRGKPARVRSDNGSNFSAREREMRRSVKEWNQHQIETFLQQRDIEWQFNTPTASHMGGVWERQIRSVRNVLQAIMIEQRVTDEQLTTTFCSVEAIINGRPLTPLSEDPTDLEPITPNHLLLLRSGPSLPLVGS
- the LOC135486743 gene encoding uncharacterized protein LOC135486743; the encoded protein is MELLAVDRCFTPPGFGTRSRLELHHFSDGSLVGHGAVSYLRMVNGDSDIHCTFVKAKAKLNPMKAMTIPRVELTAAVVAVKLDKMLRRELDIGIAESYFWTDSMLVLRNIQSTDRRFHTFVANRVAAIQSETMPSQWRYVNTSDNPADDTSRGLSAGELVGSQ